A DNA window from Hevea brasiliensis isolate MT/VB/25A 57/8 chromosome 2, ASM3005281v1, whole genome shotgun sequence contains the following coding sequences:
- the LOC110660890 gene encoding uncharacterized protein LOC110660890 codes for MGRSRRKYKASRHKVQVSLPKKNPRVFKPAFNLPPKLRSLSDADRSKWDDKASVIQNYKSFGVVSNPNFLGIRSRTSHIIETESLQVPDPPACEGATDKFEPIDSGSDLEEDAEKDLESLRD; via the exons atggGAAGGTCAAGAAGAAAATACAAGGCATCAAGGCATAAGGTTCAGGTGAGTCTCCCTAAGAAGAACCCACGCGTGTTCAAGCCAGCCTTCAATCTTCCTCCAAAGCTTCGCTCTCTCTCCGACGCCGATCGCTCCAAATGGGACGACAAGGCTAGCGTCATCCAGAACTACAAATCCTTCGGTGTTGTTTCCAACCCTAATTTTCTTGGCATCCGATCCCGTACTTCTCACATCATTGAGACCGAATCCCTTCAAGTCCCTGATCCGCCTGCGTGCGAGGGCGCCACAGACAAATTTGAACCCATCGATTCTGGCAGCGATCTTGAGGAAGACG ctgaaaaagacttggagtctctgagagactga